The window TGTTGTGCTTCCTAACGGAACTGGTAAAGTGCAACGCGTACTTGTTTTCGCAAAAGGTGAAAAAGCGAAAGAAGCAGAAGCTGCTGGTGCAGATCACGTGGGAGATTCTGAATTCATCAACAAAATCCAACAAGGTTGGTTTGACTTTGATGTAATCGTGGCAACTCCTGACATGATGGGTGAAGTTGGTAAACTTGGACGTCTTTTAGGACCTAAAGGTTTAATGCCAAACCCTAAAACAGGTACTGTTACATTTGATGTAACAAAAGCAATCAACGAAATTAAAGCTGGTAAAGTTGAGTACCGTGTTGATAAAGCCGGGAATATCCATGTTCCAATCGGTAAACAATCTTTCGAAAACGAAAAGTTAGTTGAGAACTTCAACACTGTTTTTGAAACAATGGTAAAAGCTAAACCTGCAGCTGCTAAAGGTACTTATATGAAGAACGTAACTGTTACTTCAACGATGGGACCTGGCGTTAAAGTTGATCCATCATCTGTTTTAGTAAAATAATGGATGTTGACAAACAGATTTACATTTAATATAATGTGATTTGTTGTTGAATTATATAACATTTGTACCGCAGACAGTAGGTGTCAACTTGACTTAATATCCTACCGAGGTCATACGATAGATTTTAAGATTCACTATTGTATACAATCCTCCATGTCTGCTCGACGTGGAGGTTTTTTATTGGCCGGTATGAATGTAGTAAAACTACAGGAGGTGTAAAGATGAGCAACGCTATCGAACAAAAGAAACAAATCGTAGAAGAAATTGCTGACAAATTAAAAGCAAGTAAATCAACGATCGTGGTTGACTACCGTGGCTTGACTGTTGGAGAAGTGACTGAACTTCGTAAGCAACTTCGTGAAGCAGGCGTTGAGTTTAAGGTTTATAAAAACTCAATGACTCGCCGTGCGGCAGATTCACTTGATCTTTCTGAAATAAACACAGCTCTTACTGGTCCTAACGCAATTGCGTTCAGTGCCGAAGATGTTGTTGCTCCTGCAAAAATTTTAAATGATTTCGCGAAAAAACACGAAGCGCTTGAAATTAAAGCAGGTATTATTGAAGGAACGATTGCTTCAGTAGAAGAGGTTAAAGCTCTTGCGGAACTACCATCTCGCGAAGGTTTACTATCTATGTTACTCAGCGTTCTTCAAGCACCTATTCGCAATCTTGCTCTTGCTACAAAAGCTGTGGCAGACCAAAAAGAAGAACAAGGCGCGTAAGCTAATTTTATCGGTTAACTATTAAACAACCAACATTCTAAGGAGGAAAATAAAATGACTAAAGAACAAATCATTGAAGCAGTTAAAAGTATGACTGTTTTAGAATTAAACGACTTAGTAAAAGCAATTGAAGAAGAGTTCGGCGTAACTGCTGCTGCTCCTGTAGCTGTAGCTGCTGGTGGCGCTGCTGCTGTTGAAGAGCAAACTGAATTCGACGTAATCCTTGCATCACCTGGAGATCAAAAAATTAAAGTTATCAAGGCTGTACGTGAACTTACAGGTCTTGGACTTAAAGAAGCTAAGGAACTTGTTGATAACACTCCTAAAGCTGTTAAAGAAGGCATTTCTAAAGCAGAAGCTGAAGAAGTTAAAGCTAAACTTGAAGAAGTTGGCGCTAACGTAGAAGTTAAGTAATTTTACTTTGAGAAAGCTCGCTGAATAAGCGAGCTTTTTTGCTTTTTCTTTTCAAATAACATATAATACCTTTCGGAAAAGCTTTATTTCGACCTCGAAGTCTTCTATATATCTCTCCAATGGAGGTGATTTTATGACAGATCATTATTACTCCCGCAAACAGAATGTTGCCAGTGACCCTAAGTACTGGAACTTTACCTTAAAGGGACATCCTTTTCGTTTTAAAACAGATAACGGAGTTTTTTCAAAGAAAGAAGTCGATTTTGGTTCCCAGCTTTTAATTGATACTTTCGAACCTACTGATGAACAAGGATTGATCCTTGATGTTGGATGTGGTTACGGACCAATTGGTCTTTCGCTTGCTAAAAGCTTCCCAAGTGCAACTGTACATATGATAGATGTGAATGAAAGAGCGCTGGGACTTTCGCAAGAAAATGCGGGATTAAACAACTTGACGAATGTCCAAATTTATCAAAGTAATTGTTTGTCGGAAGTGTCCGAAACCTTATTTTCAGATATTTTAACCAACCCACCTATTCGTGCTGGGAAAAACGTTGTCCATGCGATTTTTGAGCAAAGTTCACAACGTATTCGTTCAGGTGGATCATTGTGGGTTGTGATTCAAAAAAAACAAGGTGCACCATCAGCGATAACTAAGCTTACAGAGCTTTTCGATGAAGTTGAAACAGTTGCGAAGAGTAAGGGGTATTTTATAATAAAGGCAAAAAAATATTGACTCAACATGGTGGTTATGTTAATATTATAAAATGCCAATAGATTAGTTTCCGTAAAAATGCTAAATTCATCATTTATTGTATAAATTTGGTTATTCACGGAAAAGCTAACAAAATAATAGTTCGTCATGTGAAATTGCGGTTTTTGACAGAAAAACCCTTTTTCTTTTTGTCTTACGAGGAATTCAAGTTAGAAAGCTATCTAACTTCCGTTTTTCTTCGTGAGATGGCAATAGATGTAATAATAACGCTTGATTTGAGGGGTGAATCAGTTGACAGGTCAACTAGTTCAGTATGGACGACACCGCCAGCGGAGAAGTTATGCAAGGATCAGTGAAGTTTTAGAGTTACCGAATCTCATTGAAATTCAAACTTCTTCTTATCAGTGGTTTCTCGATGAGGGTTTACGAGAAATGTTTCAAGATATTTCTCCAATTGAAGACTTTACCGGTAACCTATCGCTTGAATTTATTGATTACAGCTTAGGTGCTCCAAAGTATTCCGTTGAGGAGTCGAAAGAACGCGATGTAACTTACTCTGCACCATTGCGAGTAAAAGTTCGTCTTGTGAACAAAGAAACTGGTGAAGTAAAAGACCAAGATGTATTTATGGGCGACTTCCCACTAATGACTGAGACAGGGACATTTGTTATTAATGGGGCAGAACGCGTCATTGTTTCTCAGTTAGTGCGTTCTCCAAGTGTTTATTTCAGTGGAAAATTGGATAAGAACGGTAAGAAAGGGTATACTGCGACCGTAATCCCTAACCGTGGTGCTTGGCTTGAGTATGAAACAGATGCCAAGGATGTCGTGTATGTAAGAATAGATCGTACTCGGAAACTGCCCGTTACGGTTCTTTTGCGTTCCCTAGGGTTCGGGGCCGATTCAGAAATTATTGATTTGGTTGGAGATAATGAGTACATCCGTAATACGTTGGAAAAGGATAACACCGAAAGTACTGAAAAAGCGCTACTTGAAATTTATGAGCGTCTTCGTCCTGGTGAACCACCAACTGTGGATAATGCAAAAAGTTTATTAGTTTCTAGATTTTTTGATCCAAAACGTTATGATTTAGCAAATGTGGGACGCTACAAAATTAATAAAAAGCTTCATATTAAAAATAGACTTTTCGGTCAACGTTTAGCAGAAACATTAGTAGACCCTGAAACTGGGGAAATTATTGCTGAAAAAGGCACAACGTTGGATCGACGTACATTGGATCGTATTATTCCACATCTTGAACAAAATATTGGATATAAATCTTTTAGCCCAGCGGGTGGAGTGGTTGAAGAGGATATCCTCCTTCAATCCATTAAAATTTATGCTCCAAATGATGATGGAGAAAAAGTAATAAACGTAATCGGTAATTCAAATATTGAAGAGCAAGTTAAAAATATTACGCCTGCCGATATTATTGCTTCAATCAGCTATTTCTTCAACTTGTTACACGGAGTTGGAAATACCGATGATATAGACCATTTAGGGAACAGACGGTTACGTTCTGTGGGTGAATTGCTACAAAACCAATTCCGTATCGGTTTATCTCGGATGGAACGTGTAGTTCGTGAAAGAATGTCCATTCAAGATACGGCGACGATTACACCGCAACAACTTATTAATATCCGTCCTGTTATCGCTTCAATTAAGGAATTTTTCGGAAGCTCTCAGTTATCTCAGTTCATGGATCAAACGAATCCGCTTGCTGAATTAACACATAAACGTCGTTTATCTGCGTTAGGACCCGGTGGTTTAACACGTGAACGTGCTGGTATGGAAGTTCGAGACGTTCACTATTCCCACTATGGGCGTATGTGTCCAATTGAAACACCTGAGGGACCAAACATTGGATTAATTAACTCATTATCTTCGTTTGCGAAAGTTAATCGTTTCGGATTTATTGAAACTCCATACCGACGCATCGATGCTGAAACAGGGAAAGTAACCAGTCGTATTGACTATCTAACCGCAGACGAAGAAGACAACTATGTAGTTGCCCAAGCGAATGCGCGTTTAGGTGATGATGGTACCTTCCTAGATGAAGATATCGTTGCTCGTTTCCGTGGTGAAAACACAGTTATTCACCGAGATCGCATCGATTACATGGATGTATCGCCAAAACAGGTTGTATCTGCAGCAACAGCATGTATCCCGTTCTTAGAGAACGATGACTCAAACCGAGCGCTAATGGGAGCGAACATGCAACGTCAAGCAGTTCCTCTTTTACAACCTGAGGCACCAAGAGTTGGAACAGGTATGGAATATGTGTCTGCAAAAGACTCTGGAGCTGCCGTTATTTGTAAACATCCAGGTATCGTTGAGCATGTTGAAGCACGTGAAGTATGGGTACGCCGTGTTTCAATAGTGGACGGTCAAGAAACAAAAGGAAATCTTGATAAATATCGTATGTTAAAATTTGTCCGTTCTAACCAAGGGACATGTTATAATCAACGTCCAATTGTCAGCCTTGGTGATAATGTAGTAAAAGGCGAGGTTCTTGCCGATGGCCCTTCTATGGAAAAGGGAGAGCTGGCCCTTGGCCGAAATGTGCTAGTTGCCTTTATGACATGGGATGGTTATAACTACGAAGATGCGATTATTATGAGTGAACGTTTAGTTAAAGATGATGTATATACATCTATTCATATTGAAGAATATGAATCAGAATCTCGTGATACAAAATTAGGACCTGAAGAAATTACTCGCGATATCCCTAATGTTGGTGAAGATGCACTTCGAAACTTAGATGAGCGTGGAATTATTCGGATTGGTGCTGAAGTAAAAGACGGTGATCTTTTAGTTGGTAAAGTAACACCTAAGGGAGTAACAGAACTAACTGCTGAAGAGCGCTTGTTACATGCAATTTTTGGTGAGAAGGCCCGTGAAGTACGTGATACATCACTTCGTGTTCCACACGGCGGTGGAGGAATCGTTCATGATGTTAAAGTTTTTAATCGTGAAGATGGCGATGAACTACCTCCTGGTGTAAACCAACTTGTTCGTGCTTATATTGTTCAAAAACGTAAGATTCATGAAGGCGATAAGATGGCTGGACGACATGGGAACAAAGGGGTTATCTCTAGGCTTCTTCCTGAAGAAGATATGCCTTATCTTCCAGATGGTACACCAGTCGACATCATGTTAAACCCACTAGGGGTTCCTTCGCGGATGAATATCGGACAGGTGTTAGAATTGCATTTAGGAATGGCTGCAAGAAGTCTAGGTATTCATGTTGCTTCACCGGTATTCGATGGAGCGCGTGAGGAAGATGTTTGGTCAACAATTGAAGAAGCTGGTATGGCTCGAGATGCAAAAACGGTCCTTTATGACGGACGTTCTGGGGAACCATTTGATAATCGTGTTTCTGTTGGGGTTATGTATATGATCAAGCTAGCCCACATGGTTGACGATAAATTGCATGCGCGTTCTACTGGACCATACTCACTTGTTACTCAACAACCGCTTGGTGGTAAAGCACAATTTGGTGGTCAGCGTTTCGGTGAAATGGAGGTATGGGCACTTGAAGCATATGGTGCCGCGTATACTTTACAGGAAATCTTAACCGTTAAATCTGATGATGTAGTCGGTCGTGTGAAAACATATGAAGCTATTGTGAAGGGCGAAAATGTCCCAGAACCTGGCGTTCCAGAGTCATTTAAAGTATTGATAAAAGAACTTCAGAGCTTAGGTATGGATGTTAAAATTCTTTCTGGTGACGAGCAAGAAATCGAAATGCGAGACACAGAAGATGATGAAGAAACACAACAAGCAGAGTCGTTAACAATCGCCCCGGAGCTTGAAAGCATTGAGACGGAAACAGTAGGGACAAAAGAATAATAATAAAGAATATCAGCTCAGTGAGAACTGAATAGTTTTCACTGAGCGCCATTTATTTTTTCTGTATATAAGTCATTCGGAAAACAATTGCAATAAGGGAAAACCTGAAGATCAAAAGGGAGGTAGGCCCCTTGCTAGATGTAAACAATTTTGAGTATATGAAAATTGGTCTTGCTTCACCGGATAAAATCCGCTCGTGGTCATTTGGTGAGGTTAAGAAACCAGAAACGATTAACTATCGTACACTAAAACCAGAAAAAGACGGTTTGTTTTGCGAACGAATTTTTGGTCCGCAAAAGGACTGGGAATGTCATTGCGGTAAGTACAAACGTGTTCGTTATAAAGGCGTTGTTTGTGATCGTTGTGGTGTAGAGGTAACTCGGGCAAAAGTTCGTCGTGAACGTATGGGTCATATCGAATTAGCAGCACCTGTATCTCATATTTGGTACTTTAAAGGGATTCCAAGCCGTATGGGTTTGGTTCTTGATATGTCACCAAGAGCGTTGGAAGAGGTTATTTATTTTGCATCTTACGTTGTAACTGAGCCAGGCGATACTGCTCTTGAAAAGAAACAGCTCCTTTCTGAAAAGGAGTACCGTGCATATCGAGATAAATACAGTAATAAATTCCAAGCCTCAATGGGTGCGGAAGCAATCAAAAAACTTCTTTTTGACATCGATTTAGAAAAAGAAGTTGATAGCTTAAAAGAAGAGTTAAAAACAGCACAAGGGCAACGTAGAACACGTGCAATTAAACGCCTCGAAGTACTAGAAGCATTCCGTGGTTCTGGAAATGAACCTTCATGGATGATTTTAGACGTTCTTCCCGTAATACCACCTGAATTGCGTCCAATGGTTCAGCTTGATGGAGGTCGTTTTGCAACATCTGATTTAAATGACTTATATCGCCGTGTTATAAACCGGAACAATCGTTTGAAGCGTTTATTAGATCTTGGTGCACCGAGCATTATTGTTCAAAACGAAAAACGTATGCTTCAAGAAGCAGTCGACGCTTTAATTGATAATGGCCGTCGCGGTCGTCCTGTTACAGGACCTGGAAATCGTCCGTTAAAATCCTTATCACATATGTTAAAAGGAAAGCAAGGTCGTTTCCGTCAAAACTTACTTGGTAAGCGTGTTGATTACTCTGGCCGTTCGGTTATCGTTGTAGGTCCGAACTTAAAAATGTATCAATGTGGGCTGCCAAAAGAAATGGCTTTAGAACTATTTAAGCCATTCGTGATGAAAGAACTAGTTGGAAAAGGGCTGGCTCATAATATCAAGTCAGCAAAGCGTAAAATAGAGCGTGTAAACCCAGAGGTTTGGGATGTTCTTGAAGAAGTAATTAGAGAACACCCGGTTTTACTAAACCGTGCCCCAACACTTCACCGTCTAGGGATTCAGGCTTTTGAACCTACCTTGGTAGAAGGTCGTGCGATTCGTCTTCACCCGCTAGTTTGTACAGCTTATAACGCTGACTTCGATGGAGACCAAATGGCGGTTCACGTACCGTTGTCTGCCGAAGCTCAAGCTGAAGCTCGCTTGTTAATGTTAGCTGCACAAAATATCTTAAATCCGAAAGATGGTAAGCCAGTTGTAACTCCATCTCAGGATATGGTACTAGGTAACTATTATTTAACAATGGAACGTGAGGGTGCTGTTGGTGAAGGGATGATCTTTAAAGATCGTAACGAGGCGTTAATTGCTTACCAAAACGGCTATGTTCATTTGCATTCAAGAGTAGCGGTGCATGCTGGTTCTTTAGGAAACGTAACCTTTACTGAAGAACAAAATAATAAATTGTTAATTTCAACTGTTGGTAAATTGATCTTTAATGAAATTTTACCGGAGTCTTTCCCGTATATTAACGAACCAACGAAGGAAAATCTTGAGGAAAAAACACCTGAAATATACTTCGTTGAAAAGGGAACTGACGTAAAAACAGTTATTCAAGGTATGCCAATCATCGATCCATTCAAAAAGAAAATTCTTGGAAATGTCATTGCAGAAGTATTTAAACGTTTCAAAATTACTGAAACATCAAAAATGCTTGACCGCATGAAGGACCTTGGATTTAAACATTCAACAAAAGCAGGTATCACAGTTGGGGTAGCTGATATTGTGGTCTTGGGTGAAAAGAAAGAAATCATTCATGACGCGCAAATTAAAGTTGATAATGTAACAAAACAATTCAGACGTGGTTTGATTACCGAGGAAGAGCGTTACGATCGTGTTATTTCAATCTGGAGTTCTGCGAAAGACGTAATTCAAGCAAAACTGATGAAATCGTTGGATAGATCAAACCCAATTTTCATGATGAGTGATTCCGGTGCGCGTGGTAACGCATCGAACTTTACCCAGTTAGCTGGTATGCGTGGTCTGATGGCCAACCCGGCAGGACGTATTATTGAATTACCGATTATCTCTAGTTTCCGTGAAGGATTAACCGTATTAGAGTACTTTATTTCTACTCACGGTGCACGGAAAGGATTAGCGGATACAGCTCTTAAGACAGCTGACTCAGGTTACCTGACTCGCCGCCTTGTTGATGTTGCGCAGGATGTCATTGTACGTGATGATGACTGTGGAACAGATCGTGGTCTATTAATTAGAGCGATTAAAGATGGCACAGAAGTAATTGAGGCATTAGATGAACGTTTAATCGGCCGTTATGCTAGAAAGGCCATTAAACATCCAATAACAAAAGAAGTTATTGTTCCTGAAAATGGTCTAATTACTGAGGATCTTTCAGTAGAAGTTGTAGAGGCCAACATTGAAGAGGTTTGGATTCGTTCCGCCTTCACATGTAATACACGTCATGGTGTATGTAAAAAATGTTACGGTCGTAACTTAGCTACTGGTCAAGAGGTTGAAGTGGGAGAAGCAGTTGGAATTATCGCCGCCCAATCAATCGGGGAACCGGGAACACAGTTAACGATGCGTACGTTCCATACAGGTGGGGTTGCTGGAGACGATATCACACAAGGTTTACCGCGTATTCAAGAACTATTTGAAGCTCGTAATCCTAAAGGGCAATCTGTTATTTCGGAAATAGAGGGTGTTGTAGTTGGCATTAATGAAGGCCGAGATCGTCAACATGAGATTGTTGTTCAAGGCTCTGTTGAAAGCCGGACCTACACTGCTCCTTATACCGCTCGTGTGAAAGTAGCCATCAATGATAACGTCGGCCGTGGCGAAGAGTTAACAGAAGGTTCAATTGATCCGAAAGAGTTGTTACGTGTTACTGATATGACTACCGTACAAGAATACTTACTTCGCGAGGTTCAGAAAGTTTACCGTATGCAAGGGGTAGAAATTGGCGATAAACATATCGAAGTAATGGTTCGTCAAATGCTTCGTAAAGTTCGAGTTGGCGATTCCGGAGAAACGGAAGTATTGCCAGGAGCATTACTTGATATACATCAATTCACTGATGCCAACGAAAAGGCTCTACTTGCTGGAAAAATGCCTGCCACAGGACGTCCTGTGTTATTAGGTATTACAAAGGCATCACTTGAGACTGACTCGTTCTTATCTGCTGCATCGTTCCAGGAAACAACAAGAGTACTTACTGATGCGGCTATTAAAGGTAAACGTGATGAATTACTTGGCCTAAAAGAAAATGTAATTATTGGTAAACTGATTCCTGCAGGTACAGGTATGCCACGTTATCGTCAAGCAGAACCGATCCTTCAAGAACAGGTTGAAGATGACAAAGTAACAGTTGAGTAATATTAATTAAAAAATGCGGTACTTCGCTGGTGATACTTACTCGCAAGTACCGCGTTTTAAATACATCTCGAAAAAGAACAAACGAAATGTTGACATACATCAGCTAAGGTGTTAATATATCAAAGGTGCTCCTATTTACCTGATACTTTGGAGGATATTAACGATGTCTTATGAAAAAGTATTACAGGCAGATCACATAATCATAGGAACGAAACAAACAGTTAAAGCTCTTAAATCTGGTGTTGTCATTGAACTTATCGTTGCAACTGATGCGGATCTTAAAGTGATTGCAAAGGTTTTACAGACAGCGAAAGAAATGGACGTACCAATAACATATGTGGACTCTATGAAAAAACTAGGGAAAGCATGTAGCATAGATGTTGGAGCAGCGACTGTGGCTATTACCTGTTAAAAACTGTTTTTGTAGATAAGTTTCTGCAAGAACTTTGTTTTTGCACAAAAATGAACCACCTGGATGTGTGGGCTTACACAAAAAAATGAAGGGAGGAAAAATCATGCCTACAATTAACCAATTAGTGCGCAAACCTCGTCAATCAAAAGAGGAAAAATCAAAATCACCAGCACTTAATAAGGGTTACAACAGTTTCAAAAAATCACAAACAGATGTATCTTCACCTCAAAAACGTGGTGTATGTACTCGTGTTGGTACAATGACACCGAAAAAACCGAACTCTGCATTACGTAAATATGCTCGTGTTCGTTTAACAAACCAAATCGAGGTTACGGCTTACATTCCTGGTATCGGACACAACCTACAAGAACATAGTGTTGTACTTATCCGTGGCGGACGTGTAAAGGATTTACCGGGAGTACGTTATCACATCGTTCGTGGAGCACTTGATACAGCTGGTGTGAACAATCGTATGCAAGGACGTTCTAAATACGGTACTAAGAGACCGAAAGCACCAAAAAAATAATTAATTAACTATTAGCTTCTTTGAAAGGAGGAAAAAATATGCCACGTAAAGGTCCTGTAGCAAAAAGAGACGTTTTACCAGATCCGATTTATAACTCAAAGCTTGTTACTCGTTTGATCAACAAAATGATGATCGACGGTAAAAGAGGTAAATCTCAAGAAATTCTTTACTCAGCATTTGATATTATCCGTGAACGCTCTGGTAAAGAGCCGATGGAAGTATTTGAACAAGCGCTTAAAAACATCATGCCTGTTCTAGAAGTAAGAGCACGTCGTGTGGGTGGTGCAAACTACCAAGTACCAGTAGAGGTACGTCCTGATCGTCGTTCAACATTAGGTCTTCGTTGGTTAGTAAACTACGCTCGCCTTCGCGGAGAGAAAACGATGGAACAACGTTTAGCAAACGAAATCCTTGATGCTGCAAACGCAACTGGTGCATCAGTTAAAAAACGTGAAGATACTCATAAAATGGCTGAAGCAAACAAAGCGTTTGCTCACTATCGTTGGTAGTCTAATCGAATTATTCAATTATAAAACACTTATACATGGAAGGAGAAAGACCAAATGGCTAGAGAGTTCTCCTTGGAAAATACACGTAATATCGGAATCATGGCTCACATTGATGCTGGTAAAACAACTGCAACTGAGCGTATCCTTTATTACAC of the Bacillus sp. 1NLA3E genome contains:
- the rplJ gene encoding 50S ribosomal protein L10, producing MSNAIEQKKQIVEEIADKLKASKSTIVVDYRGLTVGEVTELRKQLREAGVEFKVYKNSMTRRAADSLDLSEINTALTGPNAIAFSAEDVVAPAKILNDFAKKHEALEIKAGIIEGTIASVEEVKALAELPSREGLLSMLLSVLQAPIRNLALATKAVADQKEEQGA
- the rplA gene encoding 50S ribosomal protein L1, which codes for MAKKGKKYLEAAKLVDSSKAYPIAEAIDLAKKTSTVKFDATLEVAFRLGVDPKKADQQIRGAVVLPNGTGKVQRVLVFAKGEKAKEAEAAGADHVGDSEFINKIQQGWFDFDVIVATPDMMGEVGKLGRLLGPKGLMPNPKTGTVTFDVTKAINEIKAGKVEYRVDKAGNIHVPIGKQSFENEKLVENFNTVFETMVKAKPAAAKGTYMKNVTVTSTMGPGVKVDPSSVLVK
- the rpoB gene encoding DNA-directed RNA polymerase subunit beta: MTGQLVQYGRHRQRRSYARISEVLELPNLIEIQTSSYQWFLDEGLREMFQDISPIEDFTGNLSLEFIDYSLGAPKYSVEESKERDVTYSAPLRVKVRLVNKETGEVKDQDVFMGDFPLMTETGTFVINGAERVIVSQLVRSPSVYFSGKLDKNGKKGYTATVIPNRGAWLEYETDAKDVVYVRIDRTRKLPVTVLLRSLGFGADSEIIDLVGDNEYIRNTLEKDNTESTEKALLEIYERLRPGEPPTVDNAKSLLVSRFFDPKRYDLANVGRYKINKKLHIKNRLFGQRLAETLVDPETGEIIAEKGTTLDRRTLDRIIPHLEQNIGYKSFSPAGGVVEEDILLQSIKIYAPNDDGEKVINVIGNSNIEEQVKNITPADIIASISYFFNLLHGVGNTDDIDHLGNRRLRSVGELLQNQFRIGLSRMERVVRERMSIQDTATITPQQLINIRPVIASIKEFFGSSQLSQFMDQTNPLAELTHKRRLSALGPGGLTRERAGMEVRDVHYSHYGRMCPIETPEGPNIGLINSLSSFAKVNRFGFIETPYRRIDAETGKVTSRIDYLTADEEDNYVVAQANARLGDDGTFLDEDIVARFRGENTVIHRDRIDYMDVSPKQVVSAATACIPFLENDDSNRALMGANMQRQAVPLLQPEAPRVGTGMEYVSAKDSGAAVICKHPGIVEHVEAREVWVRRVSIVDGQETKGNLDKYRMLKFVRSNQGTCYNQRPIVSLGDNVVKGEVLADGPSMEKGELALGRNVLVAFMTWDGYNYEDAIIMSERLVKDDVYTSIHIEEYESESRDTKLGPEEITRDIPNVGEDALRNLDERGIIRIGAEVKDGDLLVGKVTPKGVTELTAEERLLHAIFGEKAREVRDTSLRVPHGGGGIVHDVKVFNREDGDELPPGVNQLVRAYIVQKRKIHEGDKMAGRHGNKGVISRLLPEEDMPYLPDGTPVDIMLNPLGVPSRMNIGQVLELHLGMAARSLGIHVASPVFDGAREEDVWSTIEEAGMARDAKTVLYDGRSGEPFDNRVSVGVMYMIKLAHMVDDKLHARSTGPYSLVTQQPLGGKAQFGGQRFGEMEVWALEAYGAAYTLQEILTVKSDDVVGRVKTYEAIVKGENVPEPGVPESFKVLIKELQSLGMDVKILSGDEQEIEMRDTEDDEETQQAESLTIAPELESIETETVGTKE
- the rpsL gene encoding 30S ribosomal protein S12 translates to MPTINQLVRKPRQSKEEKSKSPALNKGYNSFKKSQTDVSSPQKRGVCTRVGTMTPKKPNSALRKYARVRLTNQIEVTAYIPGIGHNLQEHSVVLIRGGRVKDLPGVRYHIVRGALDTAGVNNRMQGRSKYGTKRPKAPKK
- a CDS encoding 50S ribosomal protein L7ae-like protein codes for the protein MSYEKVLQADHIIIGTKQTVKALKSGVVIELIVATDADLKVIAKVLQTAKEMDVPITYVDSMKKLGKACSIDVGAATVAITC
- the rpoC gene encoding DNA-directed RNA polymerase subunit beta'; translated protein: MLDVNNFEYMKIGLASPDKIRSWSFGEVKKPETINYRTLKPEKDGLFCERIFGPQKDWECHCGKYKRVRYKGVVCDRCGVEVTRAKVRRERMGHIELAAPVSHIWYFKGIPSRMGLVLDMSPRALEEVIYFASYVVTEPGDTALEKKQLLSEKEYRAYRDKYSNKFQASMGAEAIKKLLFDIDLEKEVDSLKEELKTAQGQRRTRAIKRLEVLEAFRGSGNEPSWMILDVLPVIPPELRPMVQLDGGRFATSDLNDLYRRVINRNNRLKRLLDLGAPSIIVQNEKRMLQEAVDALIDNGRRGRPVTGPGNRPLKSLSHMLKGKQGRFRQNLLGKRVDYSGRSVIVVGPNLKMYQCGLPKEMALELFKPFVMKELVGKGLAHNIKSAKRKIERVNPEVWDVLEEVIREHPVLLNRAPTLHRLGIQAFEPTLVEGRAIRLHPLVCTAYNADFDGDQMAVHVPLSAEAQAEARLLMLAAQNILNPKDGKPVVTPSQDMVLGNYYLTMEREGAVGEGMIFKDRNEALIAYQNGYVHLHSRVAVHAGSLGNVTFTEEQNNKLLISTVGKLIFNEILPESFPYINEPTKENLEEKTPEIYFVEKGTDVKTVIQGMPIIDPFKKKILGNVIAEVFKRFKITETSKMLDRMKDLGFKHSTKAGITVGVADIVVLGEKKEIIHDAQIKVDNVTKQFRRGLITEEERYDRVISIWSSAKDVIQAKLMKSLDRSNPIFMMSDSGARGNASNFTQLAGMRGLMANPAGRIIELPIISSFREGLTVLEYFISTHGARKGLADTALKTADSGYLTRRLVDVAQDVIVRDDDCGTDRGLLIRAIKDGTEVIEALDERLIGRYARKAIKHPITKEVIVPENGLITEDLSVEVVEANIEEVWIRSAFTCNTRHGVCKKCYGRNLATGQEVEVGEAVGIIAAQSIGEPGTQLTMRTFHTGGVAGDDITQGLPRIQELFEARNPKGQSVISEIEGVVVGINEGRDRQHEIVVQGSVESRTYTAPYTARVKVAINDNVGRGEELTEGSIDPKELLRVTDMTTVQEYLLREVQKVYRMQGVEIGDKHIEVMVRQMLRKVRVGDSGETEVLPGALLDIHQFTDANEKALLAGKMPATGRPVLLGITKASLETDSFLSAASFQETTRVLTDAAIKGKRDELLGLKENVIIGKLIPAGTGMPRYRQAEPILQEQVEDDKVTVE
- the rplL gene encoding 50S ribosomal protein L7/L12, with the protein product MTKEQIIEAVKSMTVLELNDLVKAIEEEFGVTAAAPVAVAAGGAAAVEEQTEFDVILASPGDQKIKVIKAVRELTGLGLKEAKELVDNTPKAVKEGISKAEAEEVKAKLEEVGANVEVK
- a CDS encoding class I SAM-dependent methyltransferase, with amino-acid sequence MTDHYYSRKQNVASDPKYWNFTLKGHPFRFKTDNGVFSKKEVDFGSQLLIDTFEPTDEQGLILDVGCGYGPIGLSLAKSFPSATVHMIDVNERALGLSQENAGLNNLTNVQIYQSNCLSEVSETLFSDILTNPPIRAGKNVVHAIFEQSSQRIRSGGSLWVVIQKKQGAPSAITKLTELFDEVETVAKSKGYFIIKAKKY
- the rpsG gene encoding 30S ribosomal protein S7, whose product is MPRKGPVAKRDVLPDPIYNSKLVTRLINKMMIDGKRGKSQEILYSAFDIIRERSGKEPMEVFEQALKNIMPVLEVRARRVGGANYQVPVEVRPDRRSTLGLRWLVNYARLRGEKTMEQRLANEILDAANATGASVKKREDTHKMAEANKAFAHYRW